In Phyllobacterium zundukense, the following are encoded in one genomic region:
- a CDS encoding NAD(P)/FAD-dependent oxidoreductase, which translates to MSDRGHSNKIAVVGAGIIGVAIAFELQRRGKPVVLIDRDEPGRGASFGNMASIAVTEFMPASRPSVWAQMPKWLLDPQGPVRVRPGYLPKLTPWFLRFLEASRPSRVRELEAAGAVLCHRVYEDLLPLLDAAGLSSALSQEGCLSLYTDEREFNADREHIEVLKRFGFAHEFLGGNAIRELEPAISTKIGRAVLFPQNRSVRDPFRLVTSLFDRYRALGGQFESGEVVGFEKVDGTLSALRFNDGRQVAVAEAVLCAGAYTGRLSERLGERIPLETERGYHTQIMAPGISMRHSIIWPARAFMVTPTAGGIRVGGTVEIAGLDALPDYRRARVLVSRAKEALPDLQVKETSEWMGHRPALPDTVPIISPSAKTRGVFYATGHGHLGLTYAATTSRLIADLVTQRTPPIDLVPYRVDRF; encoded by the coding sequence ATGTCGGACAGAGGGCATTCGAACAAAATTGCAGTGGTGGGCGCGGGTATTATCGGCGTCGCCATTGCATTTGAACTGCAACGACGCGGCAAGCCAGTCGTCCTTATCGACCGCGATGAGCCGGGGCGTGGAGCGTCTTTCGGTAACATGGCAAGCATTGCCGTAACCGAGTTCATGCCCGCATCGCGTCCTTCTGTCTGGGCGCAAATGCCGAAATGGTTGCTCGACCCGCAAGGACCTGTGCGGGTCAGGCCAGGCTATCTGCCCAAACTTACGCCCTGGTTTCTTCGCTTCCTTGAGGCCAGCCGCCCTTCGCGCGTGAGGGAACTTGAAGCGGCGGGAGCTGTCCTTTGCCATCGCGTTTACGAAGACCTGCTGCCACTACTTGATGCGGCTGGCCTTTCAAGCGCGCTGAGCCAGGAAGGCTGCCTCAGTCTCTACACCGACGAGAGAGAGTTCAACGCCGATCGCGAACATATCGAAGTGCTGAAACGCTTCGGATTTGCTCATGAGTTTTTGGGTGGCAACGCAATTCGTGAGCTTGAACCGGCTATCTCGACAAAGATTGGCCGGGCGGTTCTGTTCCCGCAGAACCGTTCGGTGCGGGACCCATTTCGTCTCGTCACGTCATTGTTCGATCGGTACCGCGCGCTTGGCGGCCAGTTCGAGAGCGGGGAGGTCGTCGGATTCGAAAAGGTTGACGGAACCTTGTCCGCGTTGAGGTTCAATGACGGACGGCAAGTCGCTGTCGCCGAGGCCGTATTGTGTGCAGGTGCTTATACCGGCCGGCTCTCCGAACGGTTAGGGGAGCGGATACCGCTTGAAACAGAGCGGGGCTATCATACCCAGATTATGGCTCCTGGTATTTCCATGCGCCACTCCATCATTTGGCCGGCCCGCGCGTTCATGGTGACGCCGACGGCAGGTGGCATAAGAGTCGGCGGGACGGTGGAAATCGCTGGACTGGATGCACTCCCTGATTACCGGCGTGCCCGGGTGCTGGTCAGTCGAGCCAAAGAAGCGCTTCCCGATCTCCAGGTAAAAGAGACCAGTGAATGGATGGGTCACCGACCGGCGCTGCCGGACACGGTTCCGATCATAAGTCCATCCGCGAAGACGCGCGGTGTCTTCTATGCCACCGGGCATGGACATCTTGGCCTGACTTACGCTGCCACGACCTCACGGCTGATTGCAGACCTGGTAACACAACGTACGCCGCCCATTGATCTTGTGCCCTACCGGGTCGATCGGTTTTAA
- a CDS encoding dihydrodipicolinate synthase family protein, with product MKLTGVMPALVTPFDSNGKIDFNSFERLLSKLRDDGVKGWVPCGSTGEYNAMTSNERVSVLKFVAEFANKDELLIAGTNAGSTWEVIEHTKRARDVGYDTVLLSAPFYATPAPNELIAHYQSVLDAVDVDIILYNYPPKVGVEVGLDVLDAFVDNPRVIGIKESSGNLLRAIDIRSRYGDRYQVTNGSDDQTLDFYLWGATSWICGPANCMARACVDLVNTIEAGDWLAARDKMQVIYDAMSSLESGKFVQKVKYGCELAGTPVGFGRQPLLELSADEKAAFRQAMEPVLG from the coding sequence ATGAAACTCACAGGCGTTATGCCGGCTCTCGTCACGCCGTTCGACAGCAACGGAAAGATAGATTTCAATTCGTTTGAAAGGTTGCTCAGCAAATTGCGGGATGATGGGGTCAAGGGCTGGGTTCCATGTGGTTCGACCGGCGAATACAATGCTATGACCTCTAATGAGCGTGTATCCGTCCTGAAGTTCGTAGCGGAATTTGCCAACAAGGATGAACTGCTCATCGCCGGCACCAATGCCGGATCGACGTGGGAGGTAATTGAGCACACCAAGCGCGCGCGGGACGTTGGTTACGACACCGTTCTATTGTCAGCGCCTTTTTACGCCACTCCCGCGCCAAACGAACTCATCGCACACTATCAGTCTGTTCTCGACGCAGTCGATGTTGATATCATCCTTTACAACTATCCCCCCAAGGTCGGCGTTGAAGTGGGCCTCGACGTACTCGATGCGTTTGTGGACAATCCACGGGTGATCGGCATCAAGGAATCGAGCGGCAACCTGCTGCGCGCGATCGACATCCGTTCTCGCTACGGTGATCGTTACCAGGTCACCAACGGCTCCGACGACCAGACACTCGACTTCTACCTCTGGGGCGCGACGTCGTGGATCTGCGGTCCGGCAAACTGCATGGCCAGGGCCTGTGTCGATCTCGTCAATACGATCGAGGCTGGCGACTGGCTGGCGGCACGTGACAAAATGCAGGTGATCTATGATGCGATGTCGAGCCTCGAGAGTGGAAAGTTTGTGCAGAAGGTCAAGTACGGCTGTGAACTCGCTGGTACGCCGGTCGGGTTCGGCCGCCAGCCGCTGCTCGAATTGAGCGCCGACGAGAAAGCCGCCTTCAGACAAGCAATGGAGCCGGTTCTCGGTTAA
- a CDS encoding amino acid ABC transporter permease, giving the protein MELDFSILFRFKDALLLGLWMTVKLTLICIVLGCTLGFLVGLARTSKSIFLRGISSVYVEFFRGTPVLIQLFWIFFCLPLLLGFELSNLASGIIALTLYMGAIASETFRASLKSVGPEQLDACVALGLPRWTQVTSVVLPQAILRAVPTLLSNCVSLFKESALVSAVGMADLMFVGQNISNNTARPVEVLTVVALMYFAIAFPLTRAVTLIERRILTKLAV; this is encoded by the coding sequence ATGGAACTCGACTTCAGCATTCTCTTTCGCTTCAAGGACGCACTTCTGCTCGGCCTCTGGATGACCGTCAAACTGACCCTAATCTGCATTGTGCTTGGGTGTACCCTGGGGTTTTTGGTCGGGCTCGCCCGAACGTCAAAGAGCATATTTCTGAGGGGTATCTCCAGCGTTTATGTGGAGTTCTTCAGGGGCACTCCGGTTCTGATCCAGCTGTTCTGGATATTCTTTTGCCTTCCGCTGCTGCTGGGATTTGAACTTTCGAATCTGGCGTCCGGCATCATTGCGCTGACCCTCTACATGGGCGCAATTGCGAGTGAGACGTTTCGGGCATCGCTCAAATCCGTCGGTCCGGAACAGCTCGACGCGTGTGTCGCTTTAGGCCTTCCACGCTGGACGCAGGTGACAAGTGTCGTTCTGCCTCAGGCCATCCTGAGAGCTGTGCCGACCCTGCTTTCCAACTGCGTAAGCCTCTTCAAAGAAAGCGCGCTGGTTTCTGCGGTCGGCATGGCCGATCTGATGTTCGTTGGCCAGAACATCTCAAACAACACCGCACGGCCCGTCGAAGTACTGACAGTCGTCGCGCTGATGTATTTCGCCATAGCCTTTCCGCTCACACGCGCGGTCACGCTCATCGAGCGACGTATCCTCACCAAGCTCGCGGTCTGA
- a CDS encoding amino acid ABC transporter permease encodes MNYSFDFASVTNNLGPLLKGLVVTLQLTAAANLMGLTLGFILALLIMSRWSVIRLPAMLFVEFFRCTPAIVQIVWFFYCVPMLFNVFLGSMTMGILALGFNLTAFNAEAYRAAIQNVPREQLDAGIALGLNPLQRILYIILPTAFRASIPVLLTNGIVIFQQSALVAIVAVQDLMYQGKTLATETYRPIETFTIIALIYFAVSFPVTQIVGYLERRRQLLTS; translated from the coding sequence ATGAACTATTCTTTCGACTTCGCGTCCGTTACCAACAATCTTGGCCCGCTGCTCAAGGGCCTCGTTGTTACGCTCCAGCTGACGGCAGCAGCGAATCTGATGGGGCTGACACTCGGATTTATCTTAGCGCTTTTGATCATGAGCCGCTGGTCGGTCATACGGCTTCCGGCGATGCTGTTCGTCGAGTTTTTTCGCTGCACGCCGGCGATCGTTCAAATTGTCTGGTTTTTCTACTGCGTGCCGATGCTCTTTAATGTGTTCCTCGGTTCGATGACGATGGGGATACTTGCCCTCGGATTCAACCTGACAGCATTCAACGCTGAAGCGTATCGCGCGGCCATTCAGAATGTTCCCCGCGAGCAACTGGATGCGGGTATCGCCCTCGGCCTCAATCCGCTCCAGCGGATCCTTTATATCATTCTGCCGACGGCCTTCCGCGCATCAATTCCTGTTCTGCTGACCAACGGTATTGTCATCTTTCAGCAAAGCGCGCTCGTCGCAATCGTTGCCGTCCAGGATCTGATGTATCAGGGCAAGACACTCGCAACCGAAACCTATCGGCCGATCGAGACATTCACGATCATCGCGCTGATCTATTTCGCGGTTTCATTTCCTGTCACGCAAATCGTCGGTTATCTCGAACGCCGCCGTCAGCTTCTGACGAGCTGA
- a CDS encoding amino acid ABC transporter ATP-binding protein, whose amino-acid sequence MTLPMMTPLVKVDGLHKSYGPLIPVLKGLDIEMKPGERLVVIGPSGGGKSTLLRVMMGLEKIDSGSITFGGKPYISSDGYDRKTLIDNSVRRSIGMVFQHYTLFPHLNVVQNLILAPCKVRGDKKADAIERAQSLLKRFGLDAKANAYPAQLSGGQKQRVAIARALMLDPKLMLFDEVTSALDPELVGEVEQVILQLAKQDMPMMIVTHDMWFAKNIASRVIFCAGGLVVEDGPPEQVLGSPKEERTKDFIDRVFHIRQ is encoded by the coding sequence ATGACGCTTCCGATGATGACACCGCTGGTAAAAGTCGACGGCCTGCACAAGAGCTACGGCCCGCTTATTCCGGTGCTTAAAGGCCTCGATATCGAAATGAAACCCGGCGAACGGCTCGTGGTCATCGGCCCCAGCGGTGGCGGGAAAAGTACTTTGCTGCGAGTGATGATGGGGCTCGAAAAAATCGACAGTGGCTCGATCACCTTTGGCGGAAAACCCTATATTTCGTCAGACGGCTACGATCGGAAGACGCTGATCGATAACAGTGTGCGCCGATCCATCGGCATGGTCTTCCAGCACTACACGCTTTTCCCGCATCTCAACGTCGTGCAGAATCTTATCCTCGCACCGTGCAAAGTGCGGGGCGACAAGAAGGCCGATGCCATCGAGCGTGCCCAATCGTTACTCAAACGGTTCGGCCTGGATGCGAAGGCCAATGCTTATCCCGCACAGCTTTCTGGCGGGCAAAAACAGCGCGTTGCAATCGCACGAGCGCTGATGCTGGATCCGAAACTCATGCTTTTCGACGAAGTGACGTCCGCGCTCGATCCAGAACTCGTAGGCGAAGTTGAACAGGTAATTCTTCAGCTCGCCAAACAGGACATGCCGATGATGATCGTTACACACGACATGTGGTTTGCGAAGAATATCGCGTCACGGGTGATCTTTTGCGCTGGCGGCCTTGTGGTTGAGGACGGTCCACCTGAGCAGGTTTTGGGCTCACCCAAGGAAGAGAGAACGAAGGACTTCATCGACCGTGTGTTCCACATACGCCAATGA
- a CDS encoding substrate-binding periplasmic protein: MFSRLFSSALRTVPVLAVVAGLSTSAAQAQTPEGYWQGVQKAGVLRCGAAVAPPYVMRDPATGEYTGFFADLCRGFAESLKVKPEFVDTTWDNIVAGLQAGKWDVSLALNRTPARAMAVNFSIPAMEYQISLAYNKENPKIPAGATSVADIDKEGVTLAVMSGTAQDKAISAAVKTAQILRLPGNDETRLAVTSRRADILVDASDTNQLFTQSNPEWAVALNPTPALAKQGVAFGLPHQLSFSDVEVVNIFLEEKVATGEVDNMIKKAVDEVLKGSK; this comes from the coding sequence ATGTTCTCGAGATTGTTTTCGTCCGCACTGCGGACTGTACCCGTATTGGCGGTAGTGGCAGGACTTTCGACCTCGGCTGCCCAGGCGCAGACGCCCGAAGGTTATTGGCAAGGCGTGCAAAAAGCTGGGGTATTGCGTTGCGGTGCCGCAGTCGCTCCGCCTTACGTTATGCGTGACCCGGCTACTGGCGAATATACGGGGTTCTTCGCCGATCTTTGCCGCGGCTTTGCTGAGTCGCTCAAAGTAAAGCCGGAGTTTGTGGACACGACCTGGGATAATATTGTCGCCGGACTTCAGGCAGGGAAGTGGGACGTTTCGCTCGCGCTTAACCGCACTCCGGCCCGTGCCATGGCAGTGAACTTCTCCATCCCGGCGATGGAGTACCAAATTTCACTGGCCTACAATAAGGAAAACCCCAAGATTCCAGCGGGTGCAACATCGGTAGCCGATATCGACAAAGAGGGCGTCACGCTTGCCGTGATGTCGGGCACCGCTCAGGACAAGGCAATATCCGCTGCCGTCAAGACTGCACAAATTCTCCGCTTGCCAGGTAATGACGAGACCCGCCTTGCCGTAACGTCAAGGCGCGCTGACATCCTGGTCGACGCCTCCGATACCAACCAACTGTTCACGCAGTCGAATCCGGAATGGGCTGTCGCACTCAATCCGACGCCAGCGCTTGCGAAACAGGGTGTGGCGTTCGGTTTGCCTCACCAGCTTTCGTTCTCCGACGTCGAAGTTGTAAACATTTTCCTCGAAGAGAAGGTGGCCACGGGTGAAGTGGACAACATGATCAAGAAAGCTGTCGACGAAGTCCTCAAAGGTTCGAAATAA
- a CDS encoding GntR family transcriptional regulator → MTDEHEVRRTKGASWKSVYETLRNEILSLVLQPGQLLDETTLAERFDLSRSPVREALIRLSGDDLVVTLANRSTIVAPIEVAIFPKYVEALDIAQRMNTRLAAELRTDADLKIIARRQKEFEAAVKSGNHLVMSEANKQFHMAIAAAGRNPYLASFYERLLNQGQRMLHLHFEYLERTHDGYLLTDEHQLMLEAIRAKDVQRADELAHAHTRQFRDNFIDFMRENYTTDVELGLTQAAE, encoded by the coding sequence GTGACAGACGAGCATGAAGTGAGGCGCACCAAGGGTGCCAGCTGGAAGAGCGTCTATGAAACGCTGCGCAACGAGATCCTGTCTCTCGTGCTGCAACCGGGTCAACTATTGGACGAGACCACGCTCGCAGAAAGATTTGATCTGTCACGCTCGCCCGTCCGCGAAGCCCTGATACGCCTCTCCGGAGACGACCTGGTCGTAACGCTTGCCAATAGAAGCACAATCGTTGCGCCAATAGAGGTCGCCATCTTCCCGAAATATGTTGAAGCACTGGATATAGCCCAGCGCATGAACACGCGACTGGCGGCAGAACTTCGGACCGATGCTGATCTGAAAATCATCGCTCGCCGCCAGAAAGAATTTGAGGCAGCGGTGAAATCCGGCAATCACCTCGTCATGTCGGAAGCCAACAAGCAGTTTCACATGGCAATCGCCGCAGCTGGCAGAAATCCCTATCTTGCAAGCTTTTATGAACGCCTGCTCAATCAGGGCCAAAGAATGCTCCATCTGCATTTCGAGTATCTCGAACGCACCCATGACGGGTACCTTTTGACGGATGAGCATCAACTCATGCTTGAAGCGATCAGGGCGAAGGATGTCCAGCGTGCGGATGAATTGGCTCATGCACATACACGCCAGTTCCGCGACAATTTTATCGACTTCATGCGCGAGAACTATACAACCGATGTCGAATTGGGGCTGACACAGGCAGCCGAGTAG
- a CDS encoding VOC family protein, whose protein sequence is MFDHVKFGVSDYEASKAFFLTALEPLGVAVVSEGPPTYGVELSPKGKASLCLYQTEEKPAHLHLAFTAENRQQVEAFYRAALEAGGKDNGAPGLRPHYHANY, encoded by the coding sequence ATGTTCGACCACGTCAAATTCGGAGTCAGCGACTATGAAGCGAGCAAAGCGTTCTTCCTCACGGCACTCGAACCACTCGGCGTAGCTGTTGTATCGGAGGGGCCGCCGACATACGGCGTCGAGCTTAGTCCAAAGGGCAAGGCTTCATTGTGCCTGTACCAAACCGAGGAGAAGCCGGCGCATCTTCACTTGGCGTTCACGGCCGAGAATCGCCAGCAAGTCGAAGCCTTCTATCGCGCGGCTCTGGAGGCGGGTGGCAAAGATAATGGTGCGCCTGGTCTGCGCCCGCACTACCACGCGAACTACTAG
- a CDS encoding type II toxin-antitoxin system HipA family toxin: MAPVFHALSTIPSLDVLLNTLKIGTIVRTPGDFNAFSFDGTYRATGGFPVLSLSFRAAAGGLRKDPKPSAGALPAFFANLLPEEKLREAMEKHHEGNVRPGNDFDLLAVLGADLPGAVRVLPSDGAIAVPQDASKDKPKARFSLAGVQMKLSVMKNTGKGGGLTLPMDDEQGRYIAKFPSTEFPGVSENEFANLALAAAIGMEVPERELVEKSDFDGIPEEFDTLSEGKVLLVKRFDRGAEGDRIHIEDFAQVFGVYPSRKYEGAAYHDIASALGVAVSPTAALEFVRRLALTVITGNGDMHLKNWSLIYPGNGDKPALAPIYDVLSTVPYIPADAMALSLGGERSFKALTAARWKAFANRARLPEPAVLKVVVETVELVNEHWWHLPERDVVPAKVLDRIDEHVKAMTPILNSCAEK; the protein is encoded by the coding sequence ATGGCTCCAGTCTTCCACGCACTTAGCACGATCCCATCGCTGGACGTCCTTCTGAACACGCTGAAGATCGGAACGATCGTCAGGACACCAGGCGATTTCAATGCGTTCAGCTTCGATGGGACCTACCGTGCGACAGGCGGTTTCCCGGTTCTCAGCCTGTCGTTCCGGGCAGCGGCAGGAGGATTGCGGAAAGATCCGAAGCCTTCTGCCGGCGCCTTGCCGGCATTCTTCGCGAACCTCCTGCCGGAGGAGAAGTTGCGCGAGGCGATGGAAAAGCATCACGAAGGCAATGTACGGCCGGGCAATGATTTCGATCTGCTGGCGGTGCTCGGCGCCGATCTGCCGGGGGCAGTGCGGGTATTGCCCAGTGACGGAGCGATAGCGGTTCCGCAGGATGCTTCAAAGGACAAGCCCAAGGCTCGGTTTTCACTTGCTGGCGTGCAGATGAAGCTGTCGGTCATGAAGAACACTGGAAAAGGCGGCGGCCTGACCTTGCCGATGGACGACGAGCAGGGCCGGTACATCGCCAAGTTTCCTTCCACGGAGTTTCCGGGCGTTTCCGAGAACGAATTTGCTAACCTCGCGCTGGCCGCAGCGATCGGCATGGAGGTTCCTGAACGCGAACTGGTCGAGAAGTCCGATTTCGACGGCATTCCCGAGGAATTCGACACGTTGTCGGAGGGCAAGGTGCTTCTCGTCAAACGCTTCGATCGCGGCGCTGAGGGCGATAGGATTCACATCGAGGATTTCGCGCAGGTCTTCGGCGTCTATCCCTCGCGCAAATATGAGGGCGCCGCTTATCACGACATTGCCTCGGCGCTTGGCGTGGCCGTGTCGCCTACGGCGGCACTCGAATTCGTCCGCCGCCTGGCGTTGACCGTCATCACCGGCAATGGCGACATGCACCTGAAAAACTGGTCGTTGATCTATCCCGGAAATGGCGACAAGCCGGCGCTAGCACCAATCTACGACGTCCTGTCGACCGTGCCATATATTCCCGCCGACGCCATGGCACTTTCCCTTGGAGGGGAGCGTTCGTTCAAGGCGCTGACGGCGGCACGATGGAAGGCATTTGCGAACCGTGCAAGGCTTCCGGAGCCGGCCGTCCTGAAGGTAGTGGTCGAGACAGTCGAACTCGTCAACGAGCACTGGTGGCATCTGCCTGAGCGCGACGTTGTTCCGGCGAAAGTGCTCGATCGGATCGATGAGCATGTGAAAGCGATGACACCGATACTGAACTCCTGCGCCGAAAAGTGA
- a CDS encoding helix-turn-helix domain-containing protein, with protein MKSESGTLHEIGERLRYARLAAAMTQEQVADLAGISRPRYRDIEKGTAAARATTLMNVARALGLEMMLVPQAMVPAVQALLRPHDDDDLPAFVSQPDDDDHGSSLPRT; from the coding sequence ATGAAGTCTGAATCCGGAACGCTGCACGAAATCGGTGAACGCCTCAGGTATGCGAGGCTCGCTGCTGCCATGACTCAGGAGCAGGTCGCTGATTTGGCAGGCATATCCCGTCCCCGCTATCGCGACATCGAAAAGGGAACCGCAGCCGCGCGGGCGACGACGCTCATGAATGTCGCTCGCGCGCTCGGTCTGGAAATGATGCTGGTTCCGCAAGCCATGGTGCCGGCTGTCCAGGCTCTATTGCGTCCGCATGATGACGACGACCTGCCCGCCTTTGTTTCTCAACCTGACGATGACGATCATGGCTCCAGTCTTCCACGCACTTAG
- a CDS encoding YybH family protein — MIDDFRTFIERRKIIAQAYVNGDAEPLAKIAIKNSAATFFGPMGGVVEGAAEVMSRYESDARSFDTGSGSDLEIVHMSAKGEIGYWAGFQNAKARLKGRTETIPMRLRVTEIFRKEEGEWRLIHRHADPLSKEK, encoded by the coding sequence ATGATCGATGACTTCAGGACGTTCATTGAAAGGCGCAAGATCATTGCGCAGGCCTATGTCAACGGAGATGCCGAACCGCTGGCGAAAATCGCTATCAAAAATTCTGCCGCGACCTTTTTCGGTCCAATGGGCGGTGTAGTCGAAGGCGCGGCCGAAGTTATGTCGCGGTATGAAAGCGACGCCCGCTCTTTCGATACTGGCAGCGGGAGTGACCTGGAGATTGTGCACATGTCCGCTAAGGGCGAAATCGGTTACTGGGCGGGCTTTCAGAATGCCAAAGCGCGGCTGAAGGGAAGGACCGAGACAATCCCGATGCGTTTGAGAGTTACAGAAATTTTCCGCAAGGAGGAGGGTGAGTGGCGCTTGATCCACAGACACGCTGATCCTCTTTCAAAGGAGAAGTAA
- a CDS encoding ferritin-like domain-containing protein yields the protein MTAADNTLNDWLRDAHAMEQQALTMLKAQQSRLENYPEVRKRITEHIGETERQAELIRGCLKTRGEDISAVKDTGGRLMALAQALGGIFLSDEVVKGSLVSYAFEHFEAASYRMLIAASKHVGDQNTQRVCEGILAEEEAMAQWLAEHADSVVDTYLTREAQGSAAAKR from the coding sequence ATGACCGCCGCCGACAATACTTTGAACGACTGGTTGCGTGACGCACACGCAATGGAGCAGCAAGCCTTGACAATGTTGAAGGCGCAGCAAAGCCGGCTCGAAAACTATCCGGAGGTGCGCAAAAGAATCACCGAACATATCGGGGAAACCGAACGCCAAGCTGAACTCATCCGAGGCTGCCTGAAGACCCGGGGCGAGGACATCAGTGCGGTGAAAGATACTGGGGGTCGCTTGATGGCACTGGCTCAGGCGCTGGGCGGAATCTTTTTGAGCGACGAAGTCGTCAAAGGCTCGCTTGTCAGTTACGCGTTTGAACACTTCGAAGCCGCCAGCTATCGCATGCTGATAGCAGCATCAAAGCATGTCGGTGATCAAAACACGCAACGTGTCTGTGAAGGGATCTTGGCGGAAGAGGAAGCGATGGCGCAGTGGCTTGCTGAACACGCCGACAGTGTCGTCGATACGTACCTCACGCGAGAGGCTCAGGGTTCTGCCGCTGCCAAGAGATGA
- the groL gene encoding chaperonin GroEL (60 kDa chaperone family; promotes refolding of misfolded polypeptides especially under stressful conditions; forms two stacked rings of heptamers to form a barrel-shaped 14mer; ends can be capped by GroES; misfolded proteins enter the barrel where they are refolded when GroES binds) has translation MAAKEIKFSFDARDRMLRGIDTLASAVRVTLGPRGRNVAIERSFVTPRVSKDGVTVAKEIELDNRYENMGAQLVREIASKTSYQAGDGTTTAIVLAHAIVREGAKAVAAGMNPMDLKRGIDLAVEAVVAELKKNARKVISNVEIAQVGTISANGDTEIGRHLAEAMKRVGSDGVITVEDGTSLETELEVVEGMQFDRGYISPYFITNRAKMRVDMQDAYILISEKKLSSLNEILPLLDKVVQAAKPLLIIAEDVEGEVMAALVVNKLRGSLKVAAVKAPAYGDSRKAMLQDMALMTGGTVISEDLGLKLENVSLDALGRTKKVMIDKGNTTIVGGAGKKASIEARIAEIKLQLAETTSDYDREKLQERLARLAGGVAVIRVGGATEVEVREKKDRIDDAMNATRAAVEEGILPGGGVALLRAGKALKKLEGGNSDQNAGIAIVRKAITWPARQIANNAGVEGSVVIANILENDNMAYGYDAQSGEYGDLVSKGIIDPAKVVRTTLQGAASVAGLLIMTEAMVAELPGPPPPTLPGHDHDHDHHHDMDF, from the coding sequence ATGGCTGCCAAGGAAATCAAATTCTCGTTCGATGCTCGCGACAGAATGTTGCGTGGTATCGACACCCTAGCGAGTGCGGTGAGGGTCACACTTGGCCCCAGGGGACGCAACGTCGCAATCGAAAGGTCGTTCGTTACACCGCGGGTCAGCAAGGATGGCGTGACCGTCGCCAAAGAAATCGAACTCGACAACAGATACGAGAATATGGGCGCCCAACTGGTGCGCGAGATCGCCTCCAAGACCTCTTATCAGGCTGGCGACGGCACGACGACCGCGATCGTGCTCGCTCATGCGATCGTCAGGGAGGGTGCCAAGGCGGTGGCCGCCGGCATGAATCCCATGGACTTGAAGCGCGGCATCGATCTTGCGGTCGAAGCCGTCGTCGCGGAGCTCAAGAAGAACGCCAGGAAAGTCATCTCGAACGTCGAGATTGCACAAGTCGGCACCATCTCGGCTAACGGCGACACTGAGATCGGCCGCCACCTTGCCGAAGCCATGAAGAGGGTCGGCAGCGACGGCGTGATCACCGTCGAGGACGGGACGTCGCTCGAGACCGAACTCGAGGTCGTCGAGGGCATGCAGTTCGACCGCGGCTACATTTCCCCTTACTTCATTACCAACCGCGCCAAGATGCGGGTCGACATGCAGGATGCCTATATTCTCATCAGCGAGAAGAAATTGTCCAGCCTGAACGAAATACTGCCGCTGCTCGATAAGGTGGTTCAGGCCGCCAAGCCACTGCTCATCATTGCCGAGGATGTCGAGGGCGAGGTGATGGCGGCGCTGGTGGTCAACAAGTTGCGCGGCAGTCTCAAGGTTGCCGCCGTGAAGGCACCGGCCTACGGAGACAGCCGCAAGGCGATGCTGCAGGACATGGCGCTGATGACGGGCGGAACGGTGATCTCCGAGGATCTCGGCCTCAAGCTCGAGAACGTTTCCCTCGATGCGCTCGGGCGCACCAAGAAGGTGATGATCGACAAGGGAAACACCACGATCGTCGGCGGCGCCGGCAAGAAGGCAAGCATCGAGGCCCGCATCGCCGAGATTAAGCTCCAACTTGCGGAAACCACCTCCGATTACGACCGCGAGAAGCTCCAGGAGCGGCTGGCGAGGCTCGCTGGCGGCGTCGCCGTGATCCGCGTCGGCGGCGCCACCGAAGTCGAGGTCAGGGAGAAGAAGGATCGCATCGATGACGCGATGAATGCGACCAGAGCCGCGGTCGAGGAGGGCATTCTCCCGGGCGGTGGGGTCGCCTTGTTGCGCGCCGGCAAGGCGCTCAAGAAGCTCGAGGGCGGCAACTCTGACCAGAACGCCGGCATCGCGATCGTCAGGAAGGCAATCACCTGGCCGGCCCGGCAGATCGCGAACAATGCCGGCGTTGAAGGCTCGGTCGTCATCGCCAACATCCTCGAAAACGACAACATGGCCTATGGCTACGATGCCCAATCTGGCGAGTACGGGGATCTGGTGTCGAAGGGCATCATCGACCCGGCCAAGGTGGTGCGTACGACGCTCCAGGGCGCGGCCTCGGTGGCGGGCCTCCTCATCATGACGGAAGCCATGGTGGCGGAACTGCCGGGCCCACCGCCGCCAACGCTTCCTGGTCACGATCACGATCACGATCATCATCACGACATGGATTTCTGA